A single genomic interval of Acidimicrobiales bacterium harbors:
- a CDS encoding glycosyltransferase family 2 protein, translating to MADPGSRVAAVVVNYNAGPHLDGCVRSLISEGVADIVVADNASRDDSERILKESGLPARFLPTGRNRGYGGGANFGIAASDSELVLVCNPDLVVRPGAVAALVAALDAGPDVAIAGPRILDPDGTLYPSARSFPALGDALGHAFLGLVAPRNRWSARYKLLGWDHATRSEVDWVSGACFLARREVLDRLAGFDESYFMYSEDVDLCWRAWRAGWRVTYEPAASVVHTQGASADQHPYRMIVAHHRSLLRFARRTTTGGRRALLPLVAAGLALRAGLACAQRAAAAR from the coding sequence ATGGCTGATCCCGGCTCGCGGGTCGCGGCGGTCGTCGTCAACTACAACGCCGGGCCGCACCTGGACGGCTGTGTGCGGAGCCTGATCTCCGAGGGCGTGGCCGACATCGTGGTGGCCGACAATGCGTCGCGGGACGACTCCGAGCGGATCCTCAAGGAGTCGGGGCTCCCGGCTCGCTTCCTGCCGACCGGGCGCAACCGGGGCTACGGCGGAGGGGCCAACTTCGGGATCGCGGCGTCGGACTCCGAGCTGGTGCTGGTGTGCAACCCCGACCTGGTGGTGCGGCCGGGGGCAGTGGCGGCGCTGGTGGCCGCCCTCGACGCCGGGCCCGACGTCGCCATCGCCGGGCCGCGCATCCTCGACCCCGACGGGACCCTCTACCCGTCGGCCCGCAGCTTCCCCGCCCTGGGGGACGCGCTGGGCCACGCCTTCCTCGGGCTGGTGGCGCCGCGCAACCGGTGGTCGGCCCGCTACAAGCTCCTCGGCTGGGACCACGCCACCCGGTCCGAGGTCGACTGGGTCTCGGGGGCCTGCTTCCTGGCCCGCCGGGAGGTCCTCGACCGCCTGGCCGGCTTCGACGAGTCGTACTTCATGTACTCCGAGGACGTGGACCTGTGCTGGCGGGCGTGGCGGGCGGGCTGGCGGGTGACCTACGAGCCGGCCGCCTCCGTCGTCCACACCCAGGGCGCCTCGGCCGACCAGCACCCCTACCGGATGATCGTGGCGCACCACCGGTCCCTGCTGCGCTTCGCCCGGCGCACCACCACCGGGGGGCGCAGGGCGCTGCTGCCCCTAGTGGCGGCGGGCCTGGCCCTCCGGGCCGGACTGGCCTGCGCTCAGCGGGCGGCGGCCGCCCGGTAG